One genomic window of Diospyros lotus cultivar Yz01 chromosome 8, ASM1463336v1, whole genome shotgun sequence includes the following:
- the LOC127807242 gene encoding uncharacterized WD repeat-containing protein C2A9.03 isoform X3, with the protein MQNYSLMHWSSLLRRGKEVLNVAKSIVPTVKYHPGSLAQTLCRVQISTMAVKNNLLVAGGFQGELICKYLNRPGVAFSTKITADDNAITNAVDICHSPNGSMRVMTANNDAQVRVFDADNFSCLSCFCFPWSVNNTSASPDGKLLAVLGDSSDCLIADSQSGKVVGSLNGHLDYSFSSAWHPDGRILATGNQDTTCRLWDIRNLSKSMSVLKGRMGAIRAIRFTSDGRFMAMAEPADFVHIFETQGDYGKAQEIDLFGEIAGISFSPDTEALFVGVADRTYGSLLEFNRRRYNHYLDSTF; encoded by the exons ATGCAAAATTACTCACTAATGCACTGGTCCTCACTTTTAAGGAGGGGCAAAGAAGTGCTAAACGTCGCAAAATCTATTGTACCCACTGTA AAATACCATCCTGGTTCCTTGGCTCAGACACTCTGTAGGGTCCAAATAAGCACCATGGCTGTTAAAAATAATCTTCTGGTGGCTGGTGGTTTTCAGGGAGAACTTATCTGCAAG TATTTAAATCGTCCTGGGGTTGCCTTCAGCACTAAAATAACAGCAGATGACAATGCTATAACCAATGCGGTGGACATATGCCACAGCCCCAA TGGTTCTATGAGGGTAATGACCGCAAACAATGACGCTCAGGTCAGGGTTTTTGATGCCGACAATTTTTCATGTCTCAGCTGTTTCTGCTTCCCTTGGTCTGTAAAT AACACTTCAGCCAGTCCCGATGGTAAATTACTGGCTGTCCTTGGCGATAGTTCTGACTGCCTGATTGCGGACTCCCAGTCTGGGAAG GTGGTTGGGAGCCTCAACGGGCACTTGGATTACTCGTTTTCTTCAGCTTGGCACCCGGATGGCAGAATTTTGGCGACGGGGAACCAGGACACTACTTGCAGGTTGTGGGATATCAGAAACCTGTCCAAATCCATGTCTGTACTGAAGGGAAGGATGGGTGCAATCCGAGCCATTCGGTTCACATCGGACGGCCGGTTTATGGCCATGGCTGAGCCAGCTGACTTCGTTCATATTTTTGAGACCCAAGGTGACTATGGCAAGGCACAGGAGATAGATCTGTTCGGAGAAATCGCTGGAATTTCGTTCAGCCCCGATACGGAAGCGCTTTTTGTTGGGGTTGCAGATCGGACTTACGGCAGCTTGTTAGAGTTCAACAGAAGGCGATATAACCATTACCTGGACTCCACATTTTAG
- the LOC127807242 gene encoding uncharacterized WD repeat-containing protein C2A9.03 isoform X1, with translation MAQFENQELEYMVDDYYDITDFEDDFFEDTDSSRTCVDESLESDFEDELEMNKPKTDTSAFEARNGKDIQGIPWERLNFTRDKYRETRLKQYKNYENLSPSHEVLEKECKQVEKGHEFYDFQFNTRLVKSTIVHFQLRNLLWATSKHDVYLMQNYSLMHWSSLLRRGKEVLNVAKSIVPTVKYHPGSLAQTLCRVQISTMAVKNNLLVAGGFQGELICKYLNRPGVAFSTKITADDNAITNAVDICHSPNGSMRVMTANNDAQVRVFDADNFSCLSCFCFPWSVNNTSASPDGKLLAVLGDSSDCLIADSQSGKVVGSLNGHLDYSFSSAWHPDGRILATGNQDTTCRLWDIRNLSKSMSVLKGRMGAIRAIRFTSDGRFMAMAEPADFVHIFETQGDYGKAQEIDLFGEIAGISFSPDTEALFVGVADRTYGSLLEFNRRRYNHYLDSTF, from the exons ATGGCGCAATTTGAGAACCAGGAGCTCGAATACATGGTTGATGACTATTACGACATCACTGATTTTGAGGATGACTTCTTCGAGGACACCGACTCATCTAGGACCTGTGTTGATGAGTCTCTGGAGTCGGACTTTGAGGATGAACTGGAGATG AACAAGCCCAAGACTGATACTTCTGCTTTTGAAGCTAGAAACGGCAAAGATATACAAGGTATTCCTTGGGAGAGACTCAATTTCACCAGAGACAAGTACCGTGAGACAAGATTGAAACAGTACAAAAATTATGAGAATCTCTCGCCCTCCCACGAGGTGCTTGAAAAG GAGTGCAAGCAGGTGGAGAAGGGTCACGAATTCTATGACTTCCAGTTCAATACAAGGCTTGTCAAATCAACAATTGTTCATTTTCAG cTGAGGAATCTCCTATGGGCAACCTCTAAACATGATGTGTACCTTATGCAAAATTACTCACTAATGCACTGGTCCTCACTTTTAAGGAGGGGCAAAGAAGTGCTAAACGTCGCAAAATCTATTGTACCCACTGTA AAATACCATCCTGGTTCCTTGGCTCAGACACTCTGTAGGGTCCAAATAAGCACCATGGCTGTTAAAAATAATCTTCTGGTGGCTGGTGGTTTTCAGGGAGAACTTATCTGCAAG TATTTAAATCGTCCTGGGGTTGCCTTCAGCACTAAAATAACAGCAGATGACAATGCTATAACCAATGCGGTGGACATATGCCACAGCCCCAA TGGTTCTATGAGGGTAATGACCGCAAACAATGACGCTCAGGTCAGGGTTTTTGATGCCGACAATTTTTCATGTCTCAGCTGTTTCTGCTTCCCTTGGTCTGTAAAT AACACTTCAGCCAGTCCCGATGGTAAATTACTGGCTGTCCTTGGCGATAGTTCTGACTGCCTGATTGCGGACTCCCAGTCTGGGAAG GTGGTTGGGAGCCTCAACGGGCACTTGGATTACTCGTTTTCTTCAGCTTGGCACCCGGATGGCAGAATTTTGGCGACGGGGAACCAGGACACTACTTGCAGGTTGTGGGATATCAGAAACCTGTCCAAATCCATGTCTGTACTGAAGGGAAGGATGGGTGCAATCCGAGCCATTCGGTTCACATCGGACGGCCGGTTTATGGCCATGGCTGAGCCAGCTGACTTCGTTCATATTTTTGAGACCCAAGGTGACTATGGCAAGGCACAGGAGATAGATCTGTTCGGAGAAATCGCTGGAATTTCGTTCAGCCCCGATACGGAAGCGCTTTTTGTTGGGGTTGCAGATCGGACTTACGGCAGCTTGTTAGAGTTCAACAGAAGGCGATATAACCATTACCTGGACTCCACATTTTAG
- the LOC127807242 gene encoding uncharacterized WD repeat-containing protein C2A9.03 isoform X2, translated as MLRNLLWATSKHDVYLMQNYSLMHWSSLLRRGKEVLNVAKSIVPTVKYHPGSLAQTLCRVQISTMAVKNNLLVAGGFQGELICKYLNRPGVAFSTKITADDNAITNAVDICHSPNGSMRVMTANNDAQVRVFDADNFSCLSCFCFPWSVNNTSASPDGKLLAVLGDSSDCLIADSQSGKVVGSLNGHLDYSFSSAWHPDGRILATGNQDTTCRLWDIRNLSKSMSVLKGRMGAIRAIRFTSDGRFMAMAEPADFVHIFETQGDYGKAQEIDLFGEIAGISFSPDTEALFVGVADRTYGSLLEFNRRRYNHYLDSTF; from the exons ATG cTGAGGAATCTCCTATGGGCAACCTCTAAACATGATGTGTACCTTATGCAAAATTACTCACTAATGCACTGGTCCTCACTTTTAAGGAGGGGCAAAGAAGTGCTAAACGTCGCAAAATCTATTGTACCCACTGTA AAATACCATCCTGGTTCCTTGGCTCAGACACTCTGTAGGGTCCAAATAAGCACCATGGCTGTTAAAAATAATCTTCTGGTGGCTGGTGGTTTTCAGGGAGAACTTATCTGCAAG TATTTAAATCGTCCTGGGGTTGCCTTCAGCACTAAAATAACAGCAGATGACAATGCTATAACCAATGCGGTGGACATATGCCACAGCCCCAA TGGTTCTATGAGGGTAATGACCGCAAACAATGACGCTCAGGTCAGGGTTTTTGATGCCGACAATTTTTCATGTCTCAGCTGTTTCTGCTTCCCTTGGTCTGTAAAT AACACTTCAGCCAGTCCCGATGGTAAATTACTGGCTGTCCTTGGCGATAGTTCTGACTGCCTGATTGCGGACTCCCAGTCTGGGAAG GTGGTTGGGAGCCTCAACGGGCACTTGGATTACTCGTTTTCTTCAGCTTGGCACCCGGATGGCAGAATTTTGGCGACGGGGAACCAGGACACTACTTGCAGGTTGTGGGATATCAGAAACCTGTCCAAATCCATGTCTGTACTGAAGGGAAGGATGGGTGCAATCCGAGCCATTCGGTTCACATCGGACGGCCGGTTTATGGCCATGGCTGAGCCAGCTGACTTCGTTCATATTTTTGAGACCCAAGGTGACTATGGCAAGGCACAGGAGATAGATCTGTTCGGAGAAATCGCTGGAATTTCGTTCAGCCCCGATACGGAAGCGCTTTTTGTTGGGGTTGCAGATCGGACTTACGGCAGCTTGTTAGAGTTCAACAGAAGGCGATATAACCATTACCTGGACTCCACATTTTAG